In one Burkholderiales bacterium GJ-E10 genomic region, the following are encoded:
- a CDS encoding transcriptional regulator: protein MIKNQLAGLMQQAQKMQDGMKRMNEELAQVEVEGQAGAGLVKVTLTCKHQARRVVIDPSLIGDDKDMLEDLVCAAFNDAARRVEETVQSRMATVTAGMPMPPGFKMPFF from the coding sequence ATGATCAAAAATCAGTTGGCCGGCCTGATGCAGCAGGCGCAGAAGATGCAGGACGGCATGAAGCGCATGAACGAGGAACTGGCGCAGGTCGAGGTCGAAGGACAGGCCGGCGCCGGGCTCGTCAAGGTCACGCTCACCTGCAAGCACCAGGCGCGCCGGGTGGTCATCGACCCCAGCCTCATCGGCGACGACAAGGACATGCTGGAAGACCTCGTCTGCGCGGCGTTCAACGATGCCGCGCGCCGGGTCGAAGAGACGGTGCAGAGCCGGATGGCCACCGTCACCGCCGGCATGCCGATGCCGCCGGGATTCAAGATGCCGTTCTTTTGA
- a CDS encoding transcriptional regulator NrdR, which produces MKCPFCSHPDTQVVDSRASDEGAAIRRRRRCLACEKRFTTYERVELALPTIVKRGGSRADYDRAKLRASMLLALRKRPVAREAVEEAINRIEERLLGTGQREIRSEKLGELVMRELRRLDKVAYIRFASVYRSFEDVEAFTEVVKEVRPRRRGA; this is translated from the coding sequence ATGAAGTGCCCGTTCTGCTCCCATCCCGACACGCAGGTGGTTGACTCGCGCGCGTCCGACGAGGGCGCCGCGATCCGCCGCCGCCGGCGCTGCCTCGCCTGCGAAAAGCGCTTCACCACCTACGAGCGCGTCGAACTGGCGCTTCCGACCATCGTCAAGCGCGGCGGCAGCCGCGCCGACTACGATCGCGCCAAGCTTCGTGCCTCGATGCTGCTCGCGCTGCGCAAGCGACCGGTCGCGCGCGAGGCGGTGGAGGAGGCGATCAACCGCATCGAGGAGCGCCTGCTCGGCACCGGGCAGCGCGAGATCCGCAGTGAAAAGCTGGGCGAGCTGGTCATGCGCGAACTGCGCCGCCTCGACAAGGTGGCCTACATCCGGTTCGCGTCGGTCTATCGAAGTTTCGAGGACGTCGAGGCGTTCACCGAGGTGGTCAAGGAAGTCCGTCCGCGGCGGCGCGGCGCTTAG
- a CDS encoding orotidine 5'-phosphate decarboxylase: MLPTRDFSNLLAARWRDADSLLCVGLDPDPQRFAPSLRGRKDAILRFCCAVADATAPYACAFKPQIAYFASQRAEDQLEELMAHLRARHPGIPVVLDAKRGDIGSTAEQYAREAFERYGADAVTLSPFMGHDTIEPFLAYAGRAAFLLCRTSNPGGNDLQMLDVGGEHLFERLARLAADAWHRPGQIGLVVGATFPRELARVRELAPSLPLLVPGVGAQGGDIPATVRAGCDTDGFGLLINSSRAILYASSGDDYADAAAQAARQTRDEINRSRDGRRGSR, encoded by the coding sequence TTGCTGCCAACACGAGACTTTTCAAACCTGCTCGCCGCGCGCTGGCGCGACGCGGACTCCCTGCTCTGCGTCGGCCTCGACCCCGACCCGCAACGATTCGCGCCGTCGCTGCGCGGCCGCAAGGATGCGATTCTCCGGTTCTGCTGCGCCGTCGCCGACGCCACCGCACCCTATGCCTGCGCATTCAAGCCGCAGATCGCCTACTTCGCCTCGCAACGCGCCGAGGACCAGCTCGAAGAACTGATGGCGCACCTGCGTGCGCGGCACCCGGGCATTCCCGTCGTCCTCGACGCCAAGCGCGGCGACATCGGCTCGACCGCCGAGCAATACGCGCGCGAAGCCTTCGAGCGATATGGCGCCGATGCCGTGACGCTCTCGCCCTTCATGGGCCACGACACGATCGAGCCGTTCCTGGCGTATGCGGGGCGCGCGGCCTTCCTGCTCTGCCGCACGAGCAATCCCGGCGGCAACGATCTGCAGATGCTCGACGTCGGCGGCGAGCATCTCTTCGAGCGCCTCGCGCGGCTGGCCGCCGACGCCTGGCACCGGCCGGGACAGATCGGCCTGGTCGTCGGGGCGACCTTCCCCCGGGAGTTGGCGCGCGTGCGCGAACTCGCACCGTCGCTGCCGCTGCTCGTTCCGGGCGTGGGCGCCCAGGGCGGCGACATTCCCGCCACCGTGCGGGCGGGCTGCGACACCGACGGATTCGGCCTGCTGATCAATTCCTCGCGGGCGATCCTGTATGCGAGTTCCGGCGACGACTACGCCGACGCCGCGGCACAGGCGGCCCGGCAGACGCGCGACGAGATCAACCGCTCCCGGGACGGTCGCCGAGGCAGCCGATAA
- a CDS encoding competence/damage-inducible protein CinA C-terminal domain, with translation MESGAHLLVLARELGARLAAEGLVLATAESCTAGGVSYAVTQVPGSSAWFDRGFVVYSNEAKQRMLGVAQAYLRDYGAVSEPVARAMALGALAQSHAHTAVAVTGIAGPDGGSPGKPVGTVCFAWALRRDPTVPPWVRTATRHFDGDRAAVRTQSIAEAMAGLIGCLGDRPGSG, from the coding sequence ATGGAATCGGGCGCGCACCTGCTGGTGCTGGCGCGCGAACTCGGCGCGCGGCTTGCCGCGGAGGGATTGGTCCTGGCCACCGCGGAATCCTGCACGGCGGGGGGCGTTTCGTATGCGGTGACCCAGGTACCCGGGTCGAGCGCATGGTTCGATCGCGGGTTCGTCGTCTATTCCAACGAGGCCAAGCAGCGCATGCTGGGCGTGGCGCAGGCCTACCTGCGCGACTACGGTGCGGTGAGCGAGCCGGTGGCGCGGGCGATGGCGCTGGGGGCGTTGGCGCAGAGCCATGCCCACACGGCCGTCGCCGTGACCGGAATCGCCGGTCCCGACGGCGGCAGCCCGGGAAAGCCGGTCGGAACCGTGTGCTTCGCGTGGGCGCTGCGGCGCGACCCGACCGTCCCCCCCTGGGTGCGGACGGCGACGCGGCATTTCGATGGCGACCGGGCGGCGGTGCGGACGCAGTCGATCGCGGAGGCGATGGCCGGCCTTATCGGCTGCCTCGGCGACCGTCCCGGGAGCGGTTGA
- a CDS encoding recombination protein RecR: protein MKLGPTLEALIESLKRLPGIGPRSAQRIAFHLLQQDRDGALLLGRALLDAVERVGRCARCNTLTELEICETCADPQRDPGLLCVVESPADQLVIEQSLAYRGLYFVLFGRLSPLDGVGPREIELDRLVARAGDGVVREVIVATSFTPEGDATAHFISEAVRARDAEAKVTRLARGVPAGAELEYTDVNTIAQAMLDRRAQ, encoded by the coding sequence GTGAAACTGGGCCCTACGCTCGAAGCGTTGATCGAGTCGCTCAAGCGCCTGCCGGGCATCGGCCCGCGCTCGGCGCAGCGCATCGCGTTCCATCTGCTGCAGCAGGATCGCGACGGCGCGCTGCTGCTCGGACGGGCGCTGCTCGACGCCGTCGAAAGGGTGGGGCGCTGCGCGCGCTGCAACACGCTCACCGAGTTGGAGATCTGTGAAACCTGCGCCGACCCGCAGCGGGACCCGGGGTTGCTGTGCGTGGTGGAGTCGCCGGCGGATCAACTCGTGATCGAGCAGTCCCTCGCCTACCGGGGGCTCTACTTCGTGCTGTTCGGCCGGCTCTCGCCGCTGGACGGCGTCGGCCCCCGGGAGATCGAGCTCGACCGGTTGGTCGCACGCGCCGGCGACGGCGTGGTGCGCGAGGTGATCGTTGCGACGTCGTTCACGCCGGAGGGCGACGCGACCGCGCATTTCATCTCCGAAGCCGTCCGCGCCCGCGATGCCGAGGCCAAGGTCACCCGGCTGGCGCGCGGCGTGCCGGCGGGCGCGGAACTCGAGTACACCGACGTCAATACGATTGCGCAGGCGATGCTGGATCGCCGGGCGCAGTAG
- a CDS encoding diaminohydroxyphosphoribosylaminopyrimidine deaminase: protein MYSEADDRLMRRALELGARAQGRVTPNPHVGCVIARGEEILGEGCTQPPGRNHAEVEALQDARRRGNDVRGATAYVTLEPCSHFGRTPPCAMALIEAGIGCVVAAVEDPNPRVAGRGLAMLREAGVDVRCGLLRQDAADANAGFFSRMTRGRPRVRVKIAASLDGRTALENGESKWITGEAARADGHAWRARACAILTGIGTVRADDPLLTARGDAVSRQPLKVVADSACAIDPGARLFDGNPVLIACARGDAVKEAVLARKNAEVFVCPGPDGRVDLGALLAELGRRGVNDLHAEAGPALSGELVRGGWADELLMYLAPMLIGPGQPMCRLPKLESLSLARSLQIREATMIGSDLRILARVQ, encoded by the coding sequence GTGTACTCGGAAGCCGATGATCGCCTCATGCGCCGCGCGCTCGAACTCGGGGCGCGCGCCCAGGGGCGCGTGACGCCCAATCCGCACGTCGGCTGCGTGATCGCCCGGGGCGAGGAGATCCTGGGGGAGGGCTGCACGCAGCCGCCGGGCCGCAATCATGCCGAGGTCGAGGCCCTTCAGGACGCGCGTCGCCGCGGCAACGACGTGCGTGGTGCCACGGCCTACGTCACCCTGGAACCGTGTTCCCATTTCGGCCGTACGCCGCCCTGTGCGATGGCGCTCATCGAGGCCGGCATCGGGTGCGTCGTCGCCGCGGTGGAGGATCCCAATCCCCGCGTGGCGGGCCGCGGACTCGCCATGCTGCGCGAGGCCGGTGTCGACGTGCGTTGCGGCCTGCTGCGGCAGGACGCCGCCGATGCCAACGCCGGATTCTTTTCGCGCATGACCCGGGGCCGGCCCCGGGTACGGGTCAAGATCGCGGCAAGCCTGGACGGGCGTACTGCCCTGGAGAACGGCGAATCCAAGTGGATCACCGGCGAGGCGGCGCGGGCCGACGGCCACGCCTGGCGCGCGCGCGCCTGCGCGATTCTGACGGGGATCGGCACGGTGCGCGCCGACGATCCCCTGCTTACCGCACGTGGGGACGCGGTGTCGCGTCAGCCTTTGAAGGTCGTCGCCGACAGCGCGTGCGCGATCGACCCCGGCGCGCGCCTGTTCGATGGCAACCCCGTGCTGATCGCCTGCGCCCGCGGCGACGCGGTCAAGGAGGCCGTGCTGGCGCGCAAGAACGCGGAGGTCTTCGTGTGTCCGGGACCCGACGGGCGGGTCGATCTCGGCGCGCTGCTGGCGGAACTGGGGCGGCGGGGCGTGAACGACCTGCATGCCGAGGCCGGGCCGGCGCTTTCCGGGGAACTGGTGCGCGGTGGATGGGCCGATGAACTGCTGATGTATCTGGCGCCGATGCTGATCGGCCCTGGCCAACCGATGTGCCGGTTGCCGAAGCTGGAGAGCCTGTCGCTGGCGCGGTCGCTGCAGATCCGGGAGGCGACGATGATCGGCTCCGACCTGCGGATCCTGGCGCGGGTGCAATAA
- a CDS encoding bifunctional 3,4-dihydroxy-2-butanone 4-phosphate synthase/GTP cyclohydrolase II-like protein, translating into MGRGEGRVLSDHRGTEEAGFSTRHAAASTEGAAISSTWEIVEEIRNGRIVVLVDDEDRENEGDLIFASDFVTPEKINFLAKYGRGLVCMAITDEQATRLRLAPMAGDNRSMHGTAFTVAIEAAEGVSTGISAADRAHTIRVASRPDARPEQIVSPGHVFPLVSKPGGVLVRAGHTEACCDLARLAGLTPSAVLCEIMNEDGSMARLPDLRRFAAQHGLKLGTIADLIHYRAAHESMIERLTQRPVQTCAGAFDMVVYRDQPTGSLHIALVRGTPDARTDTLVRVHEPLSVLDTLGIGDAEHSWPLAQALAAIARADCGVAVLLNCGESAADLQERLLRGSAPGGTESHGDRHDLRTYGVGAQILLDLGVRRMKLLAKPRKMPSMAGFGLITTGYLESESP; encoded by the coding sequence ATGGGAAGGGGTGAGGGGCGGGTGTTGAGCGATCATCGAGGCACGGAAGAGGCGGGTTTTTCCACGCGGCACGCGGCGGCATCGACCGAAGGCGCGGCCATTTCGTCGACCTGGGAGATCGTCGAGGAGATCCGCAACGGGCGGATCGTCGTGCTGGTCGACGATGAGGACCGCGAGAACGAGGGTGACCTGATTTTCGCGTCGGACTTCGTCACGCCGGAAAAGATCAATTTCCTTGCCAAGTACGGACGCGGCCTGGTCTGCATGGCGATTACCGACGAGCAGGCGACACGTCTGCGGCTCGCGCCGATGGCCGGCGACAACCGCAGCATGCACGGCACGGCGTTTACCGTCGCGATCGAGGCGGCCGAGGGCGTGAGCACCGGCATTTCGGCCGCGGATCGCGCCCACACGATCCGCGTCGCGTCGCGGCCGGACGCGCGCCCGGAACAGATCGTCTCGCCGGGCCACGTGTTCCCGCTGGTGAGCAAGCCCGGCGGCGTCCTGGTGCGGGCCGGCCATACCGAGGCCTGCTGCGATCTGGCGCGGCTCGCCGGTCTGACCCCGTCGGCGGTGCTGTGCGAGATCATGAACGAAGACGGCAGCATGGCGCGGTTGCCGGATCTGCGGCGCTTCGCGGCGCAGCACGGCTTGAAGCTCGGCACCATTGCGGACCTGATCCACTATCGCGCGGCCCACGAGAGCATGATCGAGCGGCTGACGCAGCGTCCGGTGCAGACCTGCGCCGGCGCTTTCGACATGGTGGTCTACCGCGACCAGCCGACCGGGTCGCTGCACATCGCGCTCGTGCGCGGCACGCCGGACGCCCGGACCGACACCCTGGTGCGCGTGCATGAACCGTTGTCGGTGCTCGATACCCTGGGGATCGGCGATGCGGAGCACTCCTGGCCGCTCGCGCAGGCGCTGGCGGCGATCGCCCGCGCCGATTGCGGCGTGGCCGTGCTGCTCAACTGCGGCGAGTCCGCGGCGGATCTGCAGGAGCGCCTGCTGCGCGGCAGCGCACCGGGCGGCACCGAGTCCCATGGGGATCGCCATGACCTGCGCACCTACGGCGTGGGCGCACAGATCCTGCTCGATTTGGGCGTGCGGCGGATGAAGCTGCTCGCCAAGCCGCGCAAGATGCCTTCGATGGCCGGCTTCGGCCTCATCACAACCGGATACTTGGAGAGCGAATCGCCATGA
- a CDS encoding N utilization substance protein B: protein MASTVRTGKPRGAANAGARHHARALAVQGLYGWLLNGGDAAAIGTRLLTEEQIAKIDVPYFREIFGGTVAAAEELRGELAGLIDRPIAELSPVEHAVLLLGAYELKHRLEIPYRVAINEAIEVAKRYGGTDGHRYVNGVLDKLAARLRSGEVSAQ, encoded by the coding sequence GTGGCGTCGACCGTCCGTACGGGCAAGCCGCGCGGCGCCGCGAATGCGGGCGCACGCCACCATGCCCGCGCGCTGGCGGTGCAGGGCTTGTACGGGTGGCTGCTGAACGGCGGCGACGCCGCGGCGATCGGGACGCGTCTCCTCACCGAGGAGCAGATCGCCAAGATCGATGTGCCGTATTTCCGGGAGATCTTCGGTGGGACGGTGGCGGCGGCGGAGGAACTGCGCGGCGAGTTGGCCGGCCTGATCGACCGTCCGATCGCGGAATTGAGTCCGGTCGAACACGCCGTGCTGCTGCTCGGGGCGTACGAACTCAAGCATCGGCTGGAAATTCCCTACCGCGTGGCGATCAACGAGGCGATCGAGGTGGCCAAGCGCTACGGCGGCACCGATGGCCACCGCTACGTCAACGGCGTCCTCGACAAACTGGCGGCGCGGTTGCGGAGCGGAGAAGTCTCCGCGCAGTGA
- a CDS encoding riboflavin synthase subunit alpha has product MFTGLVQSIGRIVSVQPRSDARDAGVRIEVDAGGLAPRPIALGDSIAVSGVCLTVVDLRGGIFAADVSRETLSKTIGLDAPGAVNLETALALGDKLGGHLMAGHVDGVGEVVRMAPAGESTELAVRIPADLAIYMAPKGSVAVNGVSLTINRVTDRVTDRDGGCEISINLIPHTIAATTFALLVPGARVNIEADLLARYVVRARDCDPIR; this is encoded by the coding sequence ATGTTCACTGGTCTTGTTCAATCCATCGGCCGCATCGTGTCGGTCCAGCCGCGGTCCGACGCGCGGGATGCCGGCGTCCGCATCGAGGTCGACGCCGGAGGGCTTGCGCCGCGCCCGATCGCCTTGGGCGACAGCATCGCGGTGAGCGGCGTCTGTCTCACCGTCGTCGATCTGCGGGGTGGCATCTTCGCGGCCGACGTGTCGCGGGAAACCCTGTCGAAGACCATCGGGCTCGACGCGCCGGGCGCGGTGAATCTGGAAACCGCGTTGGCGCTGGGCGACAAGCTGGGAGGGCACCTCATGGCCGGCCACGTCGATGGCGTGGGGGAGGTCGTGCGCATGGCGCCGGCCGGCGAATCGACGGAACTCGCCGTGCGCATTCCGGCGGATCTTGCGATCTACATGGCGCCCAAAGGGTCGGTTGCCGTCAACGGTGTGAGTCTCACGATCAACCGGGTTACGGACCGGGTTACGGATCGGGACGGCGGCTGCGAGATTTCGATCAATTTGATCCCGCATACCATCGCGGCGACGACCTTCGCGCTCCTGGTGCCGGGCGCGAGGGTTAATATCGAGGCGGATCTGCTGGCCCGCTACGTCGTGCGGGCGCGCGATTGCGATCCGATTCGTTGA
- a CDS encoding serine hydroxymethyltransferase, protein MRRFAAPIRYESSAMFSRSLTLDRADPELWDAIQAENRRQEDHIELIASENYTSPAVMQAQGSQLTNKYAEGYPGRRYYGGCEYVDIAERLAIDRVKELFGAQAANVQPNSGSQANQAAFLATLKPGDTVLGMSLAMGGHLTHGSPVNMSGKWFHVVSYGLNAQEEIDYEEVERLAREHNPRLILAGASAYSLRIDFERFARIAREVDAVFMVDMAHYAGLIAAGVYPNPVPHADIVTSTTHKSLRGPRGGFILMREEYEKAINSAVFPGLQGGPLMHVIAGKAVAFREALTPEFKTYQEQVLRNAQAMAQTLAERGLRIVSGRTESHVMLVDLRAKGITGKAAEAALGRAHITVNKNAIPNDPEKPMVTSGIRIGAPAMTTRGFGTAEAVRTANLIADVLDRPDDEQNIAAVRDQVGELTRRFPVYGQ, encoded by the coding sequence TTGCGGCGGTTTGCCGCGCCCATCCGTTACGAGTCCTCCGCCATGTTCTCCCGCTCCCTCACCCTTGACCGTGCCGACCCCGAACTCTGGGATGCGATCCAGGCCGAAAACCGCCGGCAGGAAGATCACATCGAGCTGATCGCCTCCGAGAACTACACCAGCCCCGCCGTCATGCAGGCGCAGGGCTCGCAGCTCACCAACAAGTACGCCGAGGGCTATCCAGGCCGGCGCTACTACGGCGGCTGCGAATACGTCGACATCGCCGAGCGGCTGGCGATCGACCGCGTCAAGGAACTGTTCGGCGCGCAGGCGGCCAACGTGCAGCCCAACTCCGGGTCGCAGGCCAACCAGGCGGCGTTTCTCGCCACCCTCAAGCCCGGCGACACGGTGCTGGGCATGTCGCTGGCGATGGGCGGCCACCTCACCCACGGCTCGCCGGTGAACATGAGCGGCAAGTGGTTCCATGTCGTGAGCTATGGCCTGAACGCGCAGGAAGAGATCGACTACGAAGAAGTCGAGCGCCTGGCGCGCGAGCACAACCCGCGCCTGATCCTGGCGGGCGCCTCGGCCTATTCGCTGCGCATCGATTTCGAGCGCTTTGCGCGCATCGCGCGCGAGGTCGATGCCGTGTTCATGGTCGACATGGCGCATTACGCCGGCCTGATCGCGGCGGGGGTGTACCCCAACCCGGTGCCGCACGCCGACATCGTCACCTCGACCACGCACAAGAGCCTGCGCGGGCCCCGCGGCGGCTTCATCCTGATGCGCGAGGAGTACGAGAAGGCGATCAACTCGGCGGTGTTTCCCGGGCTGCAGGGCGGGCCGCTGATGCACGTCATCGCCGGCAAGGCGGTGGCGTTTCGCGAGGCGCTGACGCCGGAGTTCAAGACGTACCAGGAGCAGGTCCTGCGCAACGCCCAGGCGATGGCGCAGACCCTCGCCGAGCGCGGCCTGCGCATCGTTTCCGGCCGCACCGAGAGTCATGTGATGCTGGTGGACCTGCGTGCCAAGGGCATCACGGGCAAGGCCGCCGAAGCCGCGCTGGGGCGCGCGCACATCACGGTCAACAAGAACGCGATCCCCAACGACCCGGAAAAGCCCATGGTCACGAGCGGCATCCGCATCGGCGCGCCCGCGATGACCACGCGCGGTTTCGGAACGGCGGAAGCGGTGCGCACCGCCAACCTGATCGCCGACGTGCTCGACCGGCCGGACGACGAACAGAACATCGCCGCCGTGCGCGACCAGGTCGGCGAGTTGACGCGGCGTTTCCCGGTGTACGGGCAGTAA
- a CDS encoding thiamine-monophosphate kinase (Precursor): MSLDEFGLIARYFTRPVPERQGVGDDCALMDVGGVTLALTTDMLVEGVHFFPGAEPDALGHKCLAVNLSDLAAAGARPRSFLLGLALPAADPAWLEAFSRGLFALAQEHGCHLVGGDTVRTATRGGPLTVAITAIGEVDPGMVRGRAGARPGDDVWVSGWLGEAALALAVRRGELPLEALGAEAETCFRRMDRPQPRVALGRELLGLATAAADVSDGLVGDLGHILERSGVGADVVWEDVPRAPAFAGLGTVRQQHCILAGGDDYELVFTAAPENRDAVLAAAARSGVPVSRIGRVDLAHGLRLHNAAGDPIGDTLKAFNQFPT, encoded by the coding sequence ATGTCCCTCGACGAATTCGGCCTGATCGCCCGCTATTTCACCCGCCCGGTGCCCGAACGCCAGGGCGTGGGCGACGATTGCGCGCTGATGGATGTCGGCGGGGTGACGCTTGCGCTCACCACCGACATGCTGGTCGAAGGCGTGCATTTCTTTCCTGGCGCCGAACCGGATGCCCTCGGCCACAAGTGCCTTGCCGTCAATCTCTCCGATCTCGCCGCGGCGGGCGCCCGCCCGCGCAGCTTCCTGCTCGGCCTGGCCCTGCCTGCCGCCGACCCGGCATGGCTGGAGGCGTTTTCGCGCGGTCTGTTCGCGCTGGCGCAGGAGCATGGCTGCCATCTCGTCGGCGGCGATACGGTCCGCACCGCCACGCGCGGCGGGCCGTTGACGGTGGCGATCACCGCCATCGGCGAGGTCGATCCGGGAATGGTCCGAGGCCGCGCCGGCGCCCGCCCGGGTGATGATGTCTGGGTTTCGGGGTGGCTGGGCGAAGCCGCGCTTGCGCTGGCGGTCCGGCGCGGCGAACTGCCGCTCGAGGCGCTCGGCGCGGAGGCGGAAACCTGTTTCCGGCGGATGGACCGGCCGCAGCCGCGCGTCGCCCTGGGGCGGGAATTGCTCGGGCTGGCGACGGCGGCGGCGGACGTGTCCGACGGTCTGGTCGGTGATCTGGGACACATCCTCGAGCGGTCGGGCGTCGGCGCGGACGTGGTCTGGGAGGACGTGCCGCGCGCGCCCGCGTTCGCGGGGCTGGGCACGGTGCGGCAGCAGCATTGCATCCTGGCCGGCGGCGACGACTACGAACTCGTGTTCACCGCCGCCCCGGAAAACCGGGATGCCGTGCTTGCCGCGGCGGCGCGCAGCGGCGTGCCGGTGTCCCGCATCGGCCGGGTCGACCTGGCGCATGGTTTGCGCTTGCACAACGCCGCGGGCGATCCGATCGGGGATACACTGAAGGCGTTCAATCAGTTTCCGACTTGA
- a CDS encoding phosphatidylglycerophosphatase A-like protein (Precursor), with amino-acid sequence MSTSTGEERKSPSPSRPPLSHPAHWIATGLGSGLLRPGPGTWGTALAWALFVVIAPHGAPDLATGLLVVAVALMLGTWAAQHTGEMLGEADSGTIVVDEIVAFWLVLVLLPAGDHPWGLQAVAFVLFRIFDITKPPPIRNIDRHWKGGVGVMADDLVAALYTLLVIAIGLRLLR; translated from the coding sequence ATGAGCACGTCCACCGGAGAAGAACGGAAATCCCCTTCGCCCTCCCGCCCCCCGCTTTCCCATCCCGCGCATTGGATCGCCACCGGCCTGGGCAGCGGGCTGCTGCGTCCCGGCCCTGGCACCTGGGGCACGGCGCTTGCCTGGGCGCTCTTCGTCGTGATCGCGCCCCACGGTGCGCCGGACCTGGCGACCGGACTGCTGGTGGTGGCGGTGGCGCTGATGCTCGGCACCTGGGCGGCCCAGCACACCGGCGAAATGCTGGGCGAGGCCGATTCGGGGACCATCGTCGTCGACGAAATCGTCGCGTTCTGGCTGGTTCTCGTGCTGCTGCCCGCGGGAGATCACCCCTGGGGGCTGCAGGCGGTCGCGTTCGTGCTCTTCCGGATCTTCGACATCACCAAGCCGCCGCCGATTCGCAACATCGACCGGCACTGGAAAGGCGGCGTCGGCGTGATGGCCGACGACCTCGTCGCGGCTTTGTATACGCTGCTGGTCATCGCCATCGGCCTGCGCCTGTTGCGGTGA
- a CDS encoding 6,7-dimethyl-8-ribityllumazine synthase — MTVDTIAPDLDGTQLRIGIVWSRFNTWAGESLLASCLRELADLGVDEDDVTIISVPGALEIPIALAALAARDQFDALIALGCVIRGDTYHFEIVAEQSAAGVAQVALAQGLPVANGILTTNDEDQARERVVEKGADAARTAVEMANLLLALDDDGGDDESDA; from the coding sequence ATGACAGTAGATACGATTGCCCCGGACCTGGACGGTACGCAACTGCGCATCGGCATCGTCTGGTCTCGGTTCAACACTTGGGCGGGCGAGTCGCTGCTTGCCTCCTGCCTGCGCGAGCTGGCCGACTTGGGCGTGGATGAGGACGACGTCACCATCATTTCGGTCCCCGGCGCGCTGGAGATCCCGATCGCCCTCGCGGCCCTGGCCGCACGGGACCAGTTCGACGCGCTGATCGCCCTGGGCTGCGTGATCCGCGGCGACACCTACCATTTCGAGATCGTCGCCGAGCAGTCGGCGGCCGGTGTCGCCCAGGTTGCCCTGGCGCAGGGCCTGCCGGTGGCCAACGGCATCCTCACCACCAACGACGAGGATCAGGCGCGCGAACGCGTCGTGGAGAAGGGGGCGGACGCCGCCCGCACGGCGGTGGAAATGGCCAACCTGCTCCTGGCGCTGGACGACGATGGCGGCGACGACGAATCCGATGCCTGA